Proteins from a genomic interval of Chroococcidiopsis thermalis PCC 7203:
- a CDS encoding DUF6930 domain-containing protein yields the protein MTTSLNSSTRRRLQKLNQIPCVWEGDRRTLSAPSPRGDAEAGSECILWVDGSQGVVRAMDVVATDSGPEVVVRTLLRAMEHPNSPAKPARPQKIVVRDREIQFYLRGVLQELDIAIDYVPDLPLIDELYRGFEEFGEAHPPELPPQYATALKKKAFEIWQAAPWELLEEHQIIAVKLNHFDIETLYISVMGMLGMEYGILLYRSAESLQRFRAKVLIEEDATEQLEEAFLKQDCLFLTFERSEEMDGGGEFVDLADLPLSEIEPSFGNIHPLEGLRSVLYEEEASAVFVALEALNRFLRNERRQLGGKTFPEISRNYRITLPSSQSEKKSQPLSVTVSTLPNLATELEEMADAVATEAIEAEDLDDMPLFQSLRDDLIPEDSFLSLGVVSWEMVQQLRQKVTHQQVGKPTEAGDGLPVILIQTSRPKAKEAIEALLSAGGLRGIGFNPGADPFGGDRYDLGVLQTNNGELFLFGEFLEDDPVHVVARKKWNDRCKHTKGYCGLIVARGLMGASRGQPQMKDMMALFEARSLSSKDLGIGMLQLMPQIE from the coding sequence TCTCAAGGAGTCGTGCGGGCAATGGATGTCGTGGCTACCGACAGCGGACCCGAAGTTGTCGTGCGCACGCTGTTGCGGGCAATGGAGCATCCCAACAGCCCCGCTAAACCCGCTCGTCCTCAAAAAATTGTCGTGCGCGATCGCGAAATTCAGTTTTATTTGCGCGGCGTGTTACAAGAATTAGACATCGCGATCGATTACGTCCCCGATCTACCGCTAATTGATGAATTGTATCGCGGCTTTGAAGAATTTGGGGAAGCTCATCCCCCCGAATTACCACCTCAATATGCCACCGCCCTCAAAAAGAAAGCATTTGAGATTTGGCAAGCTGCTCCTTGGGAGTTGTTAGAAGAACACCAAATTATTGCCGTCAAGCTCAACCATTTTGACATCGAAACCCTATATATATCCGTAATGGGCATGTTGGGGATGGAATATGGCATTTTGCTCTATCGCTCTGCTGAATCCTTGCAAAGATTTCGGGCGAAAGTTTTGATTGAAGAAGATGCCACAGAACAGCTAGAAGAAGCATTTCTCAAACAAGATTGCTTATTTCTCACTTTCGAGCGCTCGGAAGAGATGGATGGTGGTGGAGAATTTGTCGATCTAGCAGACCTACCCCTGTCGGAGATTGAGCCATCTTTTGGTAATATCCATCCTCTAGAAGGACTACGCTCTGTCCTCTATGAGGAGGAGGCTAGTGCTGTTTTTGTTGCCTTGGAAGCTTTAAATCGCTTTTTGCGAAACGAGCGCCGACAACTAGGCGGGAAAACTTTCCCTGAGATTAGCCGCAATTATCGCATTACACTACCCTCATCCCAGTCGGAGAAAAAATCTCAACCCCTCAGCGTGACTGTCTCCACCTTGCCGAATTTGGCTACAGAGTTAGAGGAAATGGCAGATGCAGTTGCAACTGAGGCAATAGAAGCAGAAGATTTGGACGACATGCCTCTATTTCAGTCTTTACGGGACGATTTAATCCCAGAAGATTCTTTTCTCAGTTTGGGGGTTGTGTCTTGGGAAATGGTGCAGCAATTGCGCCAGAAAGTCACCCATCAGCAAGTCGGCAAGCCTACAGAAGCAGGAGATGGATTGCCAGTAATTTTGATTCAAACTTCCCGTCCTAAAGCCAAAGAAGCGATTGAGGCTCTCTTGAGTGCGGGAGGACTTAGAGGTATCGGTTTTAATCCCGGAGCAGATCCGTTTGGTGGCGATCGCTACGATTTAGGCGTGCTGCAAACTAATAATGGAGAGTTATTTCTATTTGGCGAATTTTTAGAAGACGATCCAGTTCACGTCGTCGCGAGAAAGAAGTGGAACGATCGCTGCAAGCATACCAAAGGCTATTGCGGCTTAATCGTCGCGAGAGGTCTAATGGGTGCTTCGCGGGGACAACCCCAAATGAAAGATATGATGGCACTATTTGAAGCGCGATCTCTTTCATCTAAAGATTTAGGCATTGGAATGCTTCAGTTAATGCCACAGATTGAATAA